The Bicyclus anynana chromosome 9, ilBicAnyn1.1, whole genome shotgun sequence DNA window CGTCACACTTTATGTTTGCATTCTTCTGTATCCTTCCCTTTTTCAGCTTCGAACCTTTGCGCGCTCAGCACATACTTCGGATGCGATCCACCGATTGAGCTGGACGGATTATCCGCCTCTGTGAGGAGGGTCTGTCGTGAGCTAGCATCAGTTCACGCCCACCGGGAGACACTTGCACTGCTTGATCTTTTGCAAACGCTTGCGCCTGAACGGCGGGTTCTGTCCCGGACAACGAAGCGTGACGGTAATCCAGGTGAACTTTTTCGGTTTGCAAAATGAGCACGACTTAAACGCGGGCGGAGGCCGTTCGTCGTTTCCTTCCCGACGCCGCGGACCTTTCGGAATATAAAACGAGTTGCACTGTCCGTAACAAAAATTGTTTATCACTGTCGCCTGTAAGCATCCGGGTTCGCGGATTTTCTGTATCAACTTCTCCGTTTTACACCAGTCTTCTTTAAGGTATTCCTTTTTAGTCACGATCAATGCGTTCTTCGAGGACTTGAGGATGTTCCTGAAGGCTGCACCTTTGGGCATGTCGGTGACGTCTTCCTGGTCGGGTGCGGAGACGACCATGGTTTCGGAGCTGCCCTCGCCGAGTTCGTTTCTCTGCAGGTAGGACGTCGGTGACGCCGTCGCTTCCTCCGCCCGTCGTCGCGCCGCGAGCATCTTTTCGACTTGCTCCGTATCGATGATGTCTAAGATCGAATCGGTAGGCGTAAACGGCCTTTTACTTCCGACGCCAGCACTCACGCCGCACGCGGCCAAAAGTGCCGCTGCAACAAGCCAGATGCACGATTTCGAAAAGCTCTCCATCTGTAATAGAGTAAAACACTTGTGAGTAAATATATGCACAAATACCTGGCGCAATATAAACGCTGCAGGCTATGTTTGGATGGGAAGTCGTAGGTTTATTAACTTACATTGTATCGGGAGAAGAGAGGCAACATAACGTAGGTAGTGCGTTGGTGTAGCGGTCGGTTCGCAGCGCTGTATGCGTGTGCGCAGGCCCGGCCGGCGGAGCTGTCTGCTGTAATGAGCGTGAGCGCCTCTCAATGGACCAGTGCTCAATGAACGAGCCGAGATGAGTCACGCACCGC harbors:
- the LOC112047491 gene encoding LOW QUALITY PROTEIN: gremlin-1-like (The sequence of the model RefSeq protein was modified relative to this genomic sequence to represent the inferred CDS: inserted 1 base in 1 codon) is translated as MAEARCVTHLGSFIEHWSIERRSRSLQQTAPPAGPAHTHTALRTDXLHQRTTYVMLPLFSRYNMESFSKSCIWLVAAALLAACGVSAGVGSKRPFTPTDSILDIIDTEQVEKMLAARRRAEEATASPTSYLQRNELGEGSSETMVVSAPDQEDVTDMPKGAAFRNILKSSKNALIVTKKEYLKEDWCKTEKLIQKIREPGCLQATVINNFCYGQCNSFYIPKGPRRREGNDERPPPAFKSCSFCKPKKFTWITVTLRCPGQNPPFRRKRLQKIKQCKCLPVGVN